The following proteins come from a genomic window of Proteinivorax hydrogeniformans:
- a CDS encoding ferritin-like domain-containing protein, with product MHKQTNNQLDTNPNAPNLSGTTPDHKMVKRQEPQTVKGSGISLDHDTRLEMAQMLDEHNCALHVALHQYNKHHWLTEGPESFLSLHHLLEEHVEKTVEHIDKIGERIARLGGLPTGHPEAQHQLSYIKHEAEGRFSMRDMLRNDLEHEINMQNKLRQQIDRAHQLKDFGTVEVLEEVLLTREDLAYHLYSCLEDDSLNRGLQHHVEAQDGMSHRKADNAPGYDQMH from the coding sequence ATGCACAAACAAACCAACAATCAACTTGATACCAACCCAAACGCACCAAATTTATCTGGAACCACCCCTGACCATAAAATGGTAAAAAGACAGGAGCCCCAAACTGTAAAAGGCTCAGGTATATCATTAGATCACGACACAAGACTAGAAATGGCGCAAATGCTAGATGAGCACAACTGTGCACTACACGTCGCCCTTCACCAATACAACAAACATCATTGGCTAACAGAAGGACCAGAATCATTTCTGTCATTACACCACCTACTAGAAGAGCATGTTGAAAAAACAGTAGAGCATATAGATAAAATAGGAGAGCGTATAGCAAGACTAGGTGGATTACCAACAGGGCACCCAGAAGCACAACACCAGCTTTCCTATATTAAGCACGAAGCTGAAGGAAGGTTTTCCATGCGAGATATGTTAAGAAACGACTTAGAACATGAAATTAACATGCAAAACAAGCTTAGGCAACAAATAGACAGAGCACATCAGCTAAAAGACTTTGGAACAGTAGAAGTCCTAGAAGAAGTGCTACTAACCAGAGAAGACCTAGCATACCACCTTTACAGCTGCCTAGAAGACGATAGTTTAAACAGAGGACTACAGCACCACGTAGAAGCCCAAGATGGCATGAGCCATCGTAAGGCGGATAACGCTCCGGGATATGATCAGATGCATTAG
- a CDS encoding DUF4238 domain-containing protein produces the protein MGKVKKQHYVPQFYLRNYSHNRKNIGMFMLDSKKHVTNASIKSVAYSRYLYGKNGELEGRLGKLESIWARIIRKLLSSKELYYLTREDYNSFLEFIAVSHYRTKKISDRHKYLYEFMEKMVPDEGLNNGNIKKSDFKEFKEVPSKVPIDIALKEAKQLRDLGMILLCNKTNHHQFITCDHPVIFYNKLYVSRNYRIGYGLENAGIQIFMPLSCNYVLCLFDPYVYDFLGNTPIYNIKSKKEVSALNKLAVENAYNKLFFTRDTKESYIREIVKSRTERSLEDNLRTYKQENGNELVHFTSGSIYKNLNFSFLSIKKKYINVPLPDNMMGLSRKNLMYDLN, from the coding sequence ATGGGGAAGGTTAAAAAGCAACACTATGTACCTCAGTTTTATTTAAGAAATTACTCGCACAATAGAAAAAATATTGGCATGTTTATGTTAGATTCAAAAAAACATGTAACAAACGCTTCGATAAAGAGTGTGGCGTATAGTAGATATCTTTATGGAAAAAATGGGGAGCTTGAGGGTAGATTGGGTAAGCTTGAGAGTATATGGGCACGAATAATTCGCAAACTTCTTTCATCAAAGGAACTTTATTATTTAACTAGAGAAGACTATAACAGCTTCTTAGAGTTTATTGCAGTTTCTCATTACAGGACAAAAAAAATTTCGGATAGACATAAATACTTATATGAGTTCATGGAAAAGATGGTTCCAGATGAGGGACTCAACAATGGTAATATTAAAAAAAGTGACTTTAAGGAATTTAAAGAAGTTCCAAGTAAGGTACCCATCGACATCGCGTTAAAAGAGGCAAAGCAACTTAGGGACTTAGGGATGATTTTATTATGTAACAAAACAAATCATCATCAGTTTATAACCTGTGATCACCCAGTTATATTTTACAATAAACTATACGTATCCAGAAACTATAGAATTGGCTATGGACTAGAAAACGCTGGAATCCAAATTTTTATGCCGTTAAGCTGCAATTATGTACTATGTCTCTTTGATCCGTATGTGTATGATTTTTTAGGTAATACACCGATATATAATATTAAATCAAAAAAAGAAGTTTCAGCATTAAATAAATTAGCAGTTGAAAATGCATATAATAAACTATTTTTCACTCGTGATACAAAAGAGTCTTATATTAGAGAGATTGTAAAAAGTAGAACAGAGCGAAGTTTGGAAGATAACTTGAGGACTTACAAGCAAGAAAATGGAAATGAGCTAGTTCATTTTACTTCTGGTAGTATTTATAAAAATCTAAATTTTAGTTTTTTAAGTATTAAAAAGAAATACATAAATGTTCCCTTACCTGACAATATGATGGGGCTTAGTAGAAAAAACCTTATGTATGATTTAAATTAA
- a CDS encoding histidine kinase, protein MKSLYLKLIYLIFVIVNLITYQKLSYLDVIITLLLLIIILYRDKFSKYNKAALVGQVIIIIFASILNPVYSPLLALGLYEVFFNRLEIFALPILAVALTLELEFLVWSVFLLLISWYFAKTSRALYDSKVNLKEAYDKERKLRYSLEKAKQNLLESNNQTVYLAGLKERNRIAVRLHDELGHCIAGQLFQLQAIKKVFKREEDKAEKMLEDCIEKMRSSLELLRTTVHDLKPKEDINIGLVDNLINNFNFCKIRYNKQGDFNQISSSHLGIIYFNIKEALTNVVKHSNATDVEISINSNPKFTRVFVKDNGRGCQGNIKENLGLSAIKERVKYAGGTISISSEKGFLMVFLLPQNSKEGDVLFESVNS, encoded by the coding sequence ATGAAAAGTTTATACCTAAAACTTATTTATTTAATATTTGTGATAGTTAATTTAATCACCTATCAGAAATTAAGCTACCTAGATGTTATAATAACTTTGTTGTTACTAATTATAATCCTTTATCGCGACAAATTTTCCAAATATAATAAGGCTGCTTTGGTGGGCCAAGTTATTATCATAATTTTTGCAAGCATTTTAAACCCTGTCTATAGCCCGTTGTTGGCCTTGGGGTTATATGAAGTTTTTTTCAATAGACTAGAAATCTTTGCTTTACCAATTTTAGCTGTCGCCTTAACTTTAGAATTAGAGTTTCTGGTGTGGTCAGTGTTTTTACTACTAATAAGCTGGTATTTTGCCAAAACATCTAGAGCCCTTTATGACAGCAAGGTCAATCTTAAGGAAGCCTATGATAAAGAAAGAAAATTAAGGTACAGCTTAGAGAAAGCAAAACAAAATTTGCTAGAATCTAATAATCAAACTGTGTACTTAGCTGGGCTTAAAGAGCGAAACAGAATAGCTGTTCGACTCCATGATGAGCTAGGCCATTGTATAGCAGGGCAGCTTTTTCAACTACAGGCTATAAAAAAAGTGTTTAAACGAGAAGAAGACAAAGCGGAAAAAATGTTGGAAGACTGTATAGAAAAAATGAGGTCAAGTTTAGAATTGCTGAGAACTACAGTACATGATTTAAAGCCTAAAGAGGATATAAATATTGGGCTTGTTGACAATTTAATAAACAACTTTAATTTTTGTAAGATCCGGTATAATAAGCAAGGAGATTTTAATCAAATATCCTCTTCGCACTTAGGGATTATTTACTTTAATATTAAGGAAGCTCTTACAAATGTAGTTAAACACTCTAACGCAACAGATGTGGAGATTTCTATAAACAGCAATCCAAAGTTTACTAGAGTTTTTGTTAAAGATAATGGACGGGGCTGTCAAGGCAATATAAAGGAGAATTTAGGATTGTCTGCTATTAAGGAGAGAGTGAAATATGCTGGTGGTACTATATCTATAAGCTCTGAAAAAGGGTTTTTAATGGTTTTTTTACTACCTCAAAATAGCAAGGAAGGGGATGTGCTATTTGAAAGTGTTAATAGTTGA
- a CDS encoding tyrosine-type recombinase/integrase — MENIRLVENEIVSKKTREIINEYLLYLDSGNRSKQTTLKYSYVLEDFFGAVDKAINELDAEDVLEYIYTGLKGLKDTTISGVLSSLSAFFKYCQKKGYIEKEKKLIKKRWKPKLKKALPRSITESNFAKLRVYIQTLPLRDRLLVELTYATACRVGELQKIDVEDIDLENRTISITGKGNIMRKANFDVTCQFLLDEYLKNHPTEKKPTPLFLSNRNKRLSKRAISHIFKKISEDLGIKLTPHMLRHTRATAQYEQGAPINYIKNFLGHKSISTTLIYTKIGIKRLDKLYRKCME; from the coding sequence ATGGAAAATATTAGGCTTGTAGAAAATGAAATTGTATCAAAAAAAACTAGAGAAATTATAAATGAATATCTTTTGTATTTAGATAGTGGAAATAGGTCTAAACAAACTACTTTAAAATACTCATATGTCCTAGAAGATTTTTTTGGTGCAGTGGATAAAGCTATTAATGAGCTCGACGCTGAAGATGTATTGGAATATATTTATACGGGTTTAAAAGGGCTTAAAGATACAACCATTTCAGGGGTGTTATCTTCGCTTTCAGCCTTTTTTAAGTATTGCCAAAAAAAAGGTTATATAGAAAAAGAAAAAAAGCTCATTAAAAAAAGATGGAAACCTAAACTTAAAAAAGCTCTGCCAAGATCCATAACAGAAAGTAACTTTGCTAAACTAAGAGTTTATATACAAACACTACCTTTAAGGGATCGACTTTTGGTTGAGCTTACCTATGCTACAGCATGCAGAGTTGGGGAACTACAAAAAATAGATGTTGAAGATATAGATTTAGAAAATAGAACTATATCCATAACAGGTAAAGGAAATATAATGCGAAAGGCAAACTTTGACGTAACCTGCCAATTTTTACTTGACGAGTATTTAAAAAATCATCCTACTGAGAAAAAGCCCACTCCTCTTTTTTTAAGTAACCGCAATAAAAGACTCTCCAAAAGGGCAATAAGTCATATTTTCAAAAAAATTTCTGAGGATCTAGGTATAAAGCTAACACCTCACATGTTGCGGCATACACGAGCCACGGCACAATATGAGCAAGGAGCACCTATAAACTATATCAAAAATTTTTTAGGGCATAAAAGTATTAGTACAACTCTTATTTACACTAAAATCGGGATAAAAAGGTTAGATAAACTTTACAGAAAGTGTATGGAGTAG
- a CDS encoding response regulator transcription factor, with product MCYLKVLIVDDDGLIRDSLKMILDLEEDIEVIATAKNGKESIDLTLKLCPDVILMDIRMPEMDGVEATKVIKDKYQHAKILILTTFKEQSYIAKAIKSGANGYILKSQRSEDIVDAVRSIYKGGNSILDSDVIDNLKGMLKEEKSDFTVDQNLSHREIEILELVAEGLSNKEIADILHLSPGTVRNYITTLLDKLSLRDRTQLAIYYLKN from the coding sequence ATGTGCTATTTGAAAGTGTTAATAGTTGATGATGATGGCCTTATAAGGGACTCTTTAAAAATGATTTTAGATTTAGAGGAAGATATAGAAGTTATAGCTACAGCAAAAAACGGAAAAGAATCGATTGATTTAACTTTGAAGCTGTGTCCTGATGTTATTCTCATGGATATAAGGATGCCTGAAATGGACGGAGTAGAAGCTACAAAGGTTATTAAAGATAAATATCAGCATGCTAAAATTCTAATTTTAACAACTTTTAAAGAACAAAGCTATATAGCAAAGGCGATAAAAAGTGGTGCTAACGGTTATATTTTAAAAAGTCAAAGGTCTGAAGATATAGTTGATGCTGTTCGCTCTATATATAAGGGTGGTAATTCAATTTTAGATAGTGATGTAATAGATAATTTAAAAGGAATGCTTAAGGAAGAAAAAAGCGATTTCACCGTAGATCAAAATTTAAGTCATAGAGAAATAGAGATACTAGAGCTTGTAGCTGAGGGACTTTCCAACAAGGAAATCGCCGATATCTTGCATCTAAGTCCGGGTACGGTAAGAAATTATATAACTACCTTGTTAGACAAACTCAGCTTAAGAGATAGAACCCAGTTGGCAATATATTACTTAAAAAACTAA
- a CDS encoding ABC transporter permease — protein MSIFISNFKRLKRKGKSFIFMLLFPIIWLTAISLIFSGSFQGINIAVVDYDNTQLSKALIASLEEENNVMYVNEREIQSHLVRREADYGIVIPKGYKNSILAEEDMSLTAYKGVEPYVAITAEMTIQNFISGAKNIAKAAEDSQQFNKGMEELGSGNYSYTITRPEQSEEIPLWGIFSAIGFLVMGMLFLSTNTTSLIMEDRKTLTFNRIATSPLSIKSYMLQNLLSFWVISLFQVLLTFVIISQIFNISLGQSPFMLYAFFALFSVVSIAFGIAITSVSKNVAQTDVLANFLIVPMAMLGGAFWPYEMMPQVLQQIGLFLPTYWAIDGASQIVIGATFMEIMPNIIVLTLFALIFFLIGAKKKGLSNIEE, from the coding sequence GTGAGTATCTTTATATCTAACTTTAAAAGACTAAAAAGAAAAGGTAAATCATTTATTTTTATGTTGCTCTTTCCTATTATTTGGCTAACTGCCATCTCGTTAATTTTTTCGGGATCCTTCCAAGGAATTAACATTGCAGTTGTTGACTATGATAACACGCAGCTTAGTAAGGCTTTAATAGCTAGCTTGGAAGAAGAAAACAATGTGATGTATGTAAATGAACGGGAAATACAAAGCCATCTTGTAAGACGGGAAGCTGATTATGGCATTGTAATACCAAAAGGCTATAAAAATAGCATTTTAGCAGAAGAGGATATGAGCTTAACAGCTTATAAAGGTGTAGAACCTTATGTAGCTATAACCGCTGAAATGACAATCCAAAATTTTATATCAGGCGCTAAAAACATAGCAAAGGCTGCAGAGGACTCGCAGCAGTTTAACAAAGGTATGGAGGAGCTGGGATCAGGAAACTACAGTTATACCATAACAAGACCTGAGCAATCTGAGGAAATACCACTTTGGGGGATTTTCTCTGCCATAGGTTTTTTAGTTATGGGGATGCTTTTCCTATCAACTAATACAACATCACTAATTATGGAGGATAGAAAGACCCTTACCTTTAATAGGATAGCTACTTCACCTTTATCGATAAAAAGTTATATGCTACAAAATTTATTAAGTTTTTGGGTTATTTCTTTGTTTCAGGTGCTGCTAACTTTTGTGATAATATCGCAGATTTTTAACATAAGCTTAGGCCAGTCGCCTTTTATGTTATATGCATTTTTCGCTTTATTTTCTGTGGTTTCTATAGCCTTTGGTATAGCTATAACCAGTGTTTCAAAAAATGTAGCGCAAACCGATGTGCTAGCAAACTTTTTAATTGTTCCAATGGCAATGCTTGGAGGAGCGTTTTGGCCTTATGAAATGATGCCCCAAGTTTTGCAACAAATAGGCCTTTTTCTACCAACTTACTGGGCAATAGACGGAGCTAGTCAAATTGTTATTGGGGCCACTTTTATGGAAATAATGCCTAATATTATAGTGCTGACACTATTTGCTTTAATATTTTTCCTAATTGGAGCAAAGAAAAAAGGCTTAAGCAATATAGAGGAATAA
- a CDS encoding tyrosine-type recombinase/integrase: MKNAEEVNRYFKEHNLRFSKQTIKTYKFVVNKFFSFYKKDYDKITQKDIENYMLYLNKKGLSPATRAKELIALRSFFNFLLEDELIKKDPTKGIDKPKIPDTYPSYLTDLEVLKLREIVKDTKKRAIIEILYATGVRPSELVNIKHKDINWKQKQIKIPEGKGKKERTVYFREECALWLKKHIKETKEKSEYVFLSDRKSKISKRTVQRYLADYSKELGFLVNPRILRYTFVVHMAQQGAPLEDIRILLGHDDIETTSTYAKLYNEAIKNTYDQFM, translated from the coding sequence ATGAAAAATGCCGAAGAAGTAAATAGATACTTTAAAGAGCATAATCTTAGGTTTTCTAAACAAACTATAAAAACGTACAAATTTGTGGTTAACAAGTTTTTCTCTTTTTATAAAAAAGACTATGACAAAATAACTCAAAAAGATATAGAAAATTACATGCTTTACCTAAACAAAAAAGGGTTAAGCCCTGCCACACGTGCAAAAGAGTTAATTGCGCTTAGATCATTTTTTAACTTTTTACTAGAAGATGAACTAATAAAAAAAGATCCCACAAAAGGAATAGATAAACCTAAAATACCAGATACTTACCCAAGCTATTTAACAGATTTGGAAGTTTTAAAATTAAGAGAGATAGTTAAAGATACTAAAAAAAGAGCTATAATTGAAATCCTTTACGCAACTGGAGTTAGACCAAGCGAGCTTGTAAATATAAAACACAAGGATATAAACTGGAAACAAAAACAAATTAAAATACCAGAAGGTAAAGGAAAAAAAGAACGTACAGTTTACTTTAGAGAAGAATGCGCTCTATGGCTAAAAAAACACATAAAAGAAACTAAAGAAAAAAGTGAATATGTTTTTTTAAGTGATAGAAAAAGTAAGATTAGTAAGCGTACTGTCCAGCGTTACCTTGCAGACTACTCTAAAGAACTTGGATTTTTAGTAAATCCTCGCATTTTAAGGTATACCTTTGTTGTTCACATGGCTCAACAAGGCGCTCCCCTTGAAGATATTCGAATTCTTTTAGGACATGATGATATAGAGACAACATCAACTTATGCTAAACTTTATAATGAAGCCATAAAAAATACATATGATCAGTTTATGTAA
- a CDS encoding ABC transporter permease — protein MKIFTIAYYTCLRNLRDRSSLMLMVAFPILLILILGNALQSDFEVRQIDTVKVSVLNEEKTYLGEAFEQFISTVEKEELISVDEVYSYDEGINKIESGDKFAFIHLPAHLEEGRINTYSMHEQGLNYTIFTNIMNSFIKGANTTYAMNVIADGQLQHYQHFEGDIDSVYLGDDFKPPSAMDYYGITMLIMTLMWGSLYANEYMQEYKNETIGSRLRTSPIKDIEIISGKLLATLLTLMVQGTIIIIFTKFSFGVNWGDNLHMIFVAMLFFSIMTISLGILNFFMAAKDGGASPVTFLNLFVMVSTFLSGGFIPIQNPGGILSFMRVLSPNYYGQNLLFESIYSPNPYYLRSFVGLLIITAVFITLALIAKKRRELK, from the coding sequence ATGAAGATATTTACAATTGCTTACTATACATGTTTGCGAAATTTAAGAGATAGAAGCTCTTTAATGCTGATGGTTGCTTTTCCTATTTTGTTAATCTTAATTTTGGGAAATGCCTTACAAAGCGACTTTGAAGTACGCCAAATAGATACTGTTAAGGTTTCTGTATTAAATGAAGAAAAAACTTATTTAGGTGAGGCATTTGAGCAGTTTATAAGCACGGTTGAAAAGGAAGAGTTGATAAGTGTCGATGAGGTATACAGTTATGATGAGGGAATAAATAAAATAGAAAGCGGAGATAAATTTGCATTTATACACTTGCCAGCGCATTTAGAAGAGGGTAGGATTAACACATATTCAATGCATGAACAAGGGCTTAACTATACTATATTTACCAATATAATGAATTCCTTTATAAAAGGTGCAAATACAACTTATGCTATGAATGTAATAGCTGATGGTCAGCTTCAACATTACCAGCATTTTGAGGGAGACATTGATTCTGTTTATCTCGGTGATGATTTTAAGCCACCGTCTGCCATGGATTACTATGGTATAACGATGCTTATAATGACGTTAATGTGGGGCTCTTTATATGCTAATGAATATATGCAGGAATATAAGAATGAAACCATAGGTTCTAGGTTAAGGACCTCTCCTATAAAAGATATTGAAATTATATCTGGTAAACTCCTAGCTACACTACTGACATTGATGGTTCAGGGCACTATTATAATTATTTTTACAAAATTTTCTTTTGGAGTGAACTGGGGTGATAACCTCCATATGATTTTTGTAGCTATGCTGTTTTTTAGCATCATGACAATAAGCTTGGGTATTTTAAACTTTTTTATGGCAGCTAAAGACGGCGGGGCAAGTCCGGTGACATTTTTAAATTTATTTGTTATGGTTTCGACTTTTTTAAGTGGGGGATTTATTCCAATTCAAAACCCTGGCGGCATTTTAAGCTTTATGAGAGTTTTATCGCCTAACTACTATGGACAAAACTTATTGTTTGAAAGTATTTACAGTCCAAACCCTTATTATTTACGCTCCTTTGTTGGATTGTTAATTATAACAGCGGTGTTTATTACGCTGGCGCTTATAGCTAAAAAAAGGAGGGAGCTTAAGTGA
- a CDS encoding tyrosine-type recombinase/integrase, with protein MEKSCEIIPNYTERNLEVLNLFIRKLKLDDKGELTIKKYKACLGRFLSDLSVPLEKLRPEHVRIWLSINYDDKKAATFHSVFWILSSFFKFCLAKGFVDRRLIKKRWLPPTEDRIIKYLTRSELAAINYHAEKLPLRERVIVEFLLSSGCRQFEAQNLNRKDIDIKNTSAIIEGKGDKTRTVFFSTKCALLLQEYLNSRTDDEEALFINIYGKRASKYIYFKVVRNLGKSASLDKSISPHTLRHTYATHMLAKGKSINFISKQLGHEDLNTTRVYAKILTDDVIDEYNRAMGW; from the coding sequence ATGGAAAAAAGTTGTGAAATCATCCCAAATTATACTGAACGTAACCTTGAGGTTTTAAATCTTTTTATAAGGAAATTAAAACTTGATGATAAGGGAGAGTTGACGATTAAAAAATACAAAGCATGCTTGGGGAGATTTTTAAGTGACTTAAGTGTGCCACTTGAAAAATTAAGACCAGAGCATGTACGTATTTGGCTGTCTATAAATTATGACGACAAAAAAGCTGCAACCTTCCACAGTGTGTTTTGGATTTTAAGTAGTTTTTTTAAATTCTGTTTAGCAAAAGGGTTTGTTGATAGGAGGTTAATAAAAAAACGTTGGCTACCTCCCACAGAAGACAGAATCATTAAATACCTCACTAGGTCTGAGCTAGCAGCTATAAATTATCATGCAGAAAAGTTGCCATTAAGAGAACGGGTAATAGTTGAGTTTTTGTTATCGTCAGGCTGTAGACAATTCGAAGCTCAAAATTTAAATAGAAAGGATATAGATATTAAAAATACTTCAGCTATTATAGAAGGAAAAGGTGATAAAACAAGAACAGTGTTCTTTTCAACCAAATGTGCACTTTTATTGCAGGAATACCTAAATAGTAGAACTGACGATGAAGAAGCTTTATTTATAAATATCTACGGAAAAAGAGCTTCTAAGTACATTTACTTTAAAGTCGTACGTAATTTAGGTAAAAGTGCTAGTTTGGATAAATCAATAAGTCCTCACACTCTAAGGCATACATATGCTACCCATATGTTAGCAAAAGGAAAATCAATTAATTTTATTTCCAAACAGCTCGGCCATGAAGATTTAAACACCACTAGAGTTTATGCAAAGATACTGACAGATGATGTGATCGACGAATATAACAGAGCAATGGGGTGGTAA
- a CDS encoding signal peptidase II, producing MKSNFRYLLIAALVAVDQVVKLIVRNYRGSDVNLIGDFIYFRPTHNTYYSWYNSMLGIENTKAFHIILTSAILVLAILLFRYAYNRKGNKIETRLLEIFMLSFR from the coding sequence ATGAAATCGAATTTTAGATATTTACTTATTGCAGCGCTGGTAGCGGTAGATCAAGTTGTTAAGCTTATAGTTAGAAATTACCGGGGATCTGATGTCAATCTTATAGGGGACTTTATCTATTTTAGGCCCACCCACAACACATACTACTCGTGGTATAATTCTATGCTAGGTATTGAAAATACGAAGGCTTTTCATATAATCCTGACATCAGCAATATTAGTGCTAGCTATTTTACTTTTTAGATATGCTTATAATAGAAAAGGAAATAAGATTGAAACAAGGCTACTGGAGATATTTATGCTCTCTTTTAGATAG
- a CDS encoding ABC transporter ATP-binding protein gives MMVLQCQDVVKRYKESLALDNVSLNIKEGSIFGLLGPNGAGKTSLINCIVGLIQKDKGSIYVFGSDLSKNGNDIKKKIGIVPQEIAVYRDLTAYENVAFFAKLYEVDKREIKARVEEALEFVGLLDKKDQFSKTFSGGMKRRLNIACAIAHSPRLIIMDEPTVGIDPQSRELILQSVKTLNKRGSTVIYTSHYMEEVEKICDDIAIMDHGRVIARGSKEELIASIEFQQVVEIKVDKVTEELLTNLRDVQGVLEANEDKGKITVTCSKNNDLVSKIIEAVTNSGGKVTALSVEKPNLEGVFLTLTGRSLRD, from the coding sequence ATTATGGTTTTGCAATGTCAGGACGTTGTTAAAAGATATAAGGAAAGTTTAGCCTTAGATAATGTAAGCTTAAATATTAAAGAGGGTAGCATATTCGGTTTGTTAGGACCCAATGGTGCAGGAAAAACATCGTTAATTAACTGTATTGTCGGACTTATTCAAAAAGATAAGGGGTCCATTTATGTGTTTGGCAGTGACTTGAGCAAAAATGGAAATGACATAAAAAAGAAAATTGGTATCGTGCCCCAAGAAATCGCTGTTTACCGTGACCTAACAGCTTATGAAAATGTAGCTTTTTTTGCAAAGTTATATGAAGTAGATAAAAGAGAGATTAAGGCAAGGGTCGAGGAAGCTTTAGAGTTTGTAGGTCTTTTAGACAAAAAAGATCAATTTAGCAAGACCTTTTCCGGTGGGATGAAGCGAAGGCTTAACATAGCCTGTGCTATAGCTCATAGTCCTAGACTTATCATAATGGATGAACCAACCGTGGGTATAGATCCACAGTCTAGGGAGTTAATTCTGCAGTCTGTTAAAACTTTGAACAAAAGAGGATCTACGGTAATTTACACATCACACTATATGGAAGAGGTAGAAAAAATATGTGATGACATCGCTATTATGGATCATGGTAGAGTGATAGCTAGAGGCAGTAAAGAGGAGCTTATTGCATCCATTGAGTTTCAACAAGTCGTAGAAATTAAGGTAGATAAAGTCACCGAGGAGTTGTTGACAAATCTAAGAGATGTTCAAGGAGTTCTAGAGGCTAATGAGGACAAGGGCAAAATTACTGTAACATGTTCAAAAAATAACGATCTGGTTAGCAAAATCATTGAAGCAGTTACTAACAGCGGTGGAAAGGTAACTGCACTAAGCGTTGAAAAACCAAACCTTGAAGGGGTATTTTTAACGCTAACCGGTCGATCTCTTAGAGATTAG
- a CDS encoding tyrosine-type recombinase/integrase, with amino-acid sequence MKKTKSMISLFLKEFNYYSEATKKSYRISLNQFFTFCPKEFDKVQPEDVEDWLIFLKDEGLTGKSRRLKLTAVRSFYEFLVEDDYHYINPTIGIDGPKAKKNPHGYLDDVKLVRLLETIKGDLRLRALIETLRATGARITEALEIKVAKDKDIDWDRKVIAIRKGKGKKEREVPFTRKCEAWLRKYLNNRKVESEYLFCNKKGEKLSSDYIHKLCREYSEKLDFKVTPHMLRYTLGATLESKDVPIPIIQTILGHENINTTSNYAELNAEDRKKQHEKYTNV; translated from the coding sequence TTGAAAAAAACTAAAAGTATGATAAGCCTTTTTTTAAAAGAGTTTAATTATTATAGTGAAGCGACTAAAAAAAGCTATAGAATTTCTCTAAATCAATTTTTCACATTTTGTCCAAAAGAATTTGATAAAGTACAACCTGAAGATGTTGAAGATTGGCTTATATTTTTAAAAGATGAAGGACTTACAGGGAAAAGTAGAAGATTAAAACTTACTGCAGTTAGATCCTTTTATGAGTTCTTAGTAGAAGATGATTATCACTACATTAACCCTACTATTGGCATCGATGGACCTAAAGCTAAAAAAAATCCCCATGGTTACTTAGACGATGTAAAACTTGTTAGATTACTAGAAACTATAAAAGGTGACTTAAGACTACGTGCTCTTATAGAAACTTTAAGAGCTACAGGAGCGCGCATAACCGAAGCTTTAGAAATTAAAGTTGCCAAAGATAAAGATATCGACTGGGATAGAAAGGTTATTGCTATAAGAAAAGGTAAAGGAAAAAAAGAAAGGGAAGTGCCATTTACTAGAAAATGCGAAGCTTGGTTACGAAAGTATTTAAACAATAGAAAAGTTGAAAGTGAATATCTTTTTTGCAATAAAAAAGGAGAAAAACTTTCTTCAGACTATATCCATAAGCTCTGCAGAGAATACTCAGAAAAACTAGATTTTAAAGTCACACCCCATATGCTAAGGTACACCCTTGGTGCAACTTTAGAGTCAAAAGATGTTCCTATTCCTATTATTCAAACAATATTAGGCCATGAAAACATTAATACAACTAGCAATTATGCAGAGCTTAATGCAGAAGATAGGAAAAAGCAACATGAAAAATACACTAATGTATAA